A segment of the Serratia fonticola genome:
CTGCACAACTTAGTTTCAATCTGGCCTCTGACTATGATCCAGATAATAATGATACGAATCTTTTTGTATTAAATAGTGTGCTTACCCCTTCCATTATAAAAAGAACTTTAACTGATGGTCGTTTTTATTACCGATTCTCCTATGGGCCAGGAAAAACAACGCCTGAAGGTTTGTATCAAATAAAGAATTTAACCCCTTATGGCAGAAAGGAAAGTCTAAAAATACGCTACCAGGTTGAAGTAGACAATCGCGTTCTATTTGAGGAGATTTATCCTGATAGCAGGAAAAACACCTCGACAGTTATCCAGTAACTTTATGAGGAAAATATGGCTGAAGAGACTAAACGAACATCATCCCCCTGGCGCTGGCCGCTGAGGATTGTCGTTATCGGCGGTATTCTCTATTTTTCCCGCGCCTTTTGGCCGCTGTTTTTCCAGGGGGAACCCTATGCGGAAATTGAGGCCACCATCCCGCCAGAGATGACGTTACGTGTAGGCGCCTCTTATCGTTCCCTCGATTGTACCGAGATGACCTTCTCCGACTTTGGACAAATTGCTGGTCGAAAAGGATGGGGCAAGGAATATACCCCGGATAGCCAGGGGAGAGTCAGGGTTAAAATTTACTCACATGCTATGGGGCCCTGTAACTGGCGTTTGAGGGGGTTTGGTATCAGCACGGCCTACCATAAAATACCGGCTAACGTTTTAGCCGTGCAGAGCGTTTCTGATGAGATTAAAAAAGAGGTTGTAAAGCAATTTTCTGATTTTGGTGATAATACGAATAGTACTGCGCGTCTTATTTTTAATCTGGCTTCTGACTATGATCCCGATAATAACAATAATGCAAATCTTGTTACGCTAAATAGCGTGCTTACTCCCTCAATTATAAAGGCAACCTTAACCGATGGTCGTTTTTATTATCGATTCTCTTATGGGCCAGGGAAAAAAACGCCAGAGGGCCTGTATCAAATAGATAATTTAACCCCTTATGGCAGAAAGGAAAGTCTGAAAATACGCTATCAGGTTGAGGTTGATAACCGTGTTCTATTTGAAGAGCTATACCCAGTAGGTGGAGTGGATACCTCGACAGTTATCCAATAATCTTTGGGGTGAATAGGGCCAAGGCGATTGAATGAAGGCCATCACCGAAAATTAATAAAATTGATGGACATGCATATGCCTAAAGGATTCGTATTACTAGGCGATAAAACCACCCATGGCGGAGAAGTGATCTCGACTTCATCCACCATGATTATTGACGGTAAAAAAGTAGCGTTGATAGGTGATAAGATCAGTTGCCCGCAGAAGGGCCATGGCGTGAATGCCATTGTGGAAGGTTCGCCGGTCTGGACCTCAGAGGGTAAGGCCGTGGTTGTCGATGGTTGCCGCTGCGAATGTGGCTGCCAGGTGATATCCAGTGTGCCAAACGTATCAATAGGATAAATCATGGGCTGGGAACGCCAAAAACCGCTAACGATAACTGCACCCGTTCCTCTGGCAACCGGGCGCTGGCTACTGGCTGGCCTGCTAGCCGCCATGGTTGGTGTGTTGCTATTTTCTTTGCATGCGCTCAAGCAGTTGATGTGGCTGCAAAATGTCAATATCTGGTTAGTTGCGCTCCTGCCGTTGGTGGGGTGGTGCCTGATTTTCAGCGCCCGTGGTTATTTTTATGGGCGTGAACTCAGCGATTACGCGTTTTTGCAAGATGAAGCGCGCCACGCACAACAGGAATGGCAACGCTGGGCAGGCCGTTATATGGCCGTGCAGGCAAGCTGTGTGTTATTGCCCGATCAGATCACCGTTTCCTACCTCGCTCGCGATCCCAAAGATCTCGAGTTTCAGTACGGGTTAGTTCGTCATATCGATTACCTGACCGGAGAAGCCAGTTTAGAGATCCAGGCAATGACAGCCTTACTTGGCAGTATAGAGCAAGCTTTGA
Coding sequences within it:
- a CDS encoding PAAR domain-containing protein, whose protein sequence is MPKGFVLLGDKTTHGGEVISTSSTMIIDGKKVALIGDKISCPQKGHGVNAIVEGSPVWTSEGKAVVVDGCRCECGCQVISSVPNVSIG